tgGTTTCATCAGATTTGAGTTGTGGTTGAGAGTCAGTTTTTCTTTGCAAAATCAAAATGATGGTTTTCACTATCCCTTGTGTTTATAAACATGTAATGTAATGGTATACTAGCATGGGACATCTCTTTGTGCTAACTATGGTTAGCATATGATTGATGGTAATTGTAAATATACTTTGCTATGATTAATATAAGATTAATGGAACAAACATATAGTTAGATTGATCTTGTCATTATTACATAagtaaatgttatttgaacaacttttttgctacaacttttgggacaatcTTATTGTGCtatctttttattggtcaaaaacaatggagagaaaaaaaggaagagaaagaataagaagataatgttagtatgagagagaaaattgtaaaaaagttgtacaaaaatggttgtacaaatatcatttctcttgttATATTATGTTTGGGTGGGCAATGATGAAAAAAGTCCTTTCAAGGATAGCATAATTTAAACGTCAGCTTTATACTCAGTTTTTAGTCCACGATCGAACTCCTTTTCCACCAATTGCATAATCTAACCGTAATTATAAGCTTGATAATTAAGGATAAGGTCTAATGATTTTAATAATGGGTTGTAATGACATTAAGACAAAAGCAGCATTATATGTATATCAACAATGGATAACCAACTCAGTGGCCAACTAATAGAAccttaataaattaattttctctaaATACTGGCTTTGAATTGAACTAGTAGAAAATACACAAAGGTGATTGTTATTACCTCATTTATTATGTTGCAGACAAATAAGAGTGTGCCACCAAAGCACTCACTATTAGAATGGGACTGGTCGGTGCAGCTCTGGCAGTGTGCTCTTTATGTTACTTCAAGCAGCCAAAGAGGTGTTGTTTCAAGAAAATATAATAGATGAGATGTAGTGTAGTATATGGATCAAGAAAGAGCGTTGCTACTTGGTGCGAGAAATAACagtgaaaattttagagggattaaaacgaaaagtttgtatatttataaggagcaaaaacatatttaatcatttattatagTTAATACTTCGTAGTTCTCTTTCTTCGTAACTTTAGCCCTCGATTATACAAAGAATGActtatttttaattagatttatcATTTATGAGTATGATTTGTTTCTAAATCAATTTTTCTCCCTCTTGTTTTGTGCTGAGTTATAATGTGAAAAGTTATTTTTCTGCATTGGACAAAGGGATGGTGATTTTGTTAAGCATAGCATACTCCCCAATGGAGATGCTAGCATTGGCAAAAACCTGCTACAAATATAAAGGTCCTTTGTTAAGTAATTACATGATTTGAGGATTTCATGAATAGACAAAGATCTTGAGTATCTCAAAATAAGTTCAAACCACCATTATCATGTTACTCGTAAATTTGTTGGTTCGCAAAACTTTATACAAGTTACTttataaaaaactttattttgggtTATTCTAGATTCGATGTTATGAAATACTTTTAAGTTTCTTCATAATCGTCactaaaatgaattaattatatgTAATGTATATAATATCACGACCCACATTTGAGCCATAATTGACGCATAGGCTAACACCAACTTGTTACAATTTAGCCCAACAAACCTAACTTAAAGTAACCCATGCACAATACTCCCTTGTTTATCTTATGTTTCAAATATCAAGAACAATTAACAAACTACTAGTTAACAACCGATTTTTTTGGTCTCATCTAATTTTCACAATTGAtataataagataagatttaTCAGTTCAAATGTACAATAACCACTGTTCAATTAATGTACAACCTTTCTTATTCTTATAACATATATAATCCAAAAGCAACTACATTATCATgtttaacattttatatttcattttaatttgtgcATTTAGGTCACACCACCTCTTGGTTGTGACGAACGGAATCCACATAAGTTGTATTATCTCTTCGTCACAAAAAACTATCTCACTTAAGATGTATTATCTCTTTGTTGCATCAACCGTAATTCATGAATTACCATGAGTAGGTAACTCATAAAGCTATATTATCTTTTCGTTGCaacaaaaagttattaattGGAGTACCAAGTAAGTATCATTAAAATATTTCAGAAAAATACACAATCAAAATATATCTCGTCTATAAAACTACAGTCATAACCACAATTTTAAGCCAATTTTAATTGACAATATACATGTTCAAGTTAGGCTTTAAAATTGAACATATAATTATTTGATGCCACAACCTCAACTGCTACTTATACATTTTCTTAAACGTTACCATTATATAGTGCTGGGAATGTATATTCTTAAGTTTGGACAATCTAAAGAGCAACCAGAATGATACTACTTGTTGATATATATGCTATTGTCTTTGAGCATTGCTCTAGATGCATTTCTTTATATTCCCATATGGATGTTTACAAAATTTCTAAGGTGAGATTTAGGAGTGTTGTTATCCATTGATATAGTCGGGTTTgggtaaacaaaaaaattaaaaagtgtcATATTGAATAGTTTATAGATTTTTTGAGTCTTTATATACTATCGTGAAATATGAATATTTAGACAAACTAGTAAGAACGAGGTAACTTCCTGAGGATTAAGATTTGATTTGGTAGTATTTATATGcgtttaaatttcaatttaggtttttttttttttttttgaacaacaaTTCAGGTTTTAATCAAACAGGTAGAATTCTCTTTCAAGCTAGTAAGAACGAGGAAACTTCCTGAGGATTAAGATTTGATTTGGTAGTATTTATATGCGTTTAAATTTCAattcaggtttttttttttttttttgaacaacaaTTCAGATTTTAATCAAACAGGTAGAATTCTCTTTCAAGCTAGTAAGAACGAGGAAACTTCTTGAGGATTAAGATTTGATTTGGTAGTATTTATATGCGTTTAAATTTCAattcaggtttttttttttttgaacaacaaTTCAGGTTTTAATCAAACAGGTAGAATTctctttcaagtttttttttttttttattcccatTAGCATTCAAACAGACAATTTGTATTTGTCTGTCTgctttttttattgtgttaatgcgtataaattacaaacaataatttttacgaatttgattttgattgaaattataAGCATGTATATTTTGACTTTCATATTGTAATaaattatacttatttttttcaataacaccaacaataaaataaatatagtataaactctataaaataaattattatttttttgaatgacaccaaTAATATTCCAAGTTAGCAATGCACTCTTTCAATTCACTGTTTGATATATTTCACATGattgttaagaaaaaaattgtcaaaaataaaattaaaaataaatcaattaattaatttttcaaacaaagtatattgaaattttaaaatgaacaatttaaaaaaagatgtGTGTTGtaaatgtttaaaaaagtcttcctcaaaaatttaattacacCTCATTCTGAAGTTATGTtgtaatattcattttatttttggtacaaaacGAGGGCAGAGcccaagaaaaagaaaaagaaaattaagcaATTAATCGACCATTTCGAAGAGTATATATGAGAAAAATGTTGTAATattaattactaaaatatccacagaaatatatatagatagTGAAATAGGATTCTATGTATGTACAAAAAAGCTACATTgttgaaaatttatttcattgaATAATGTAATGAGAAAAATGTGGTGATTacgaggatttttttttttttttaagaaatgtggattttaaaatttccaacaataataaataaattatattttaaagtttGTAACAAGTGTCTATTGCACATTTATTAGcataccaaaaataataataataatcagtGGGGTCTTGTGAAAAGAGTCTTGTGTCTTCAACAAGTTTATCAAGTTTGtaacaataatattttaaagtttgtaacaataataataaataaattcaacagTGGGGTCTTGTGTCTTCAACAAGTTTATCAAGTAAAGTCAAGGATATATAGGTGATCCAACTACACAACCAAACATCCAAAATCTGCCTTCAAACTATGATGAAAAGAGTTCTTCTAAAGTTCAAGGATtgcaagaaaaaatataatcagTGTACTAAGATCATAAATATTGTAAACAATATAATCAACCAAAGAAAGTGATTCAGATTGGACCATCCAGAAAATGAAGAAACCAGTCCCTCTCATATTTTCTCAATGCCTCAAACTACTTCTAATCAAGTTTGTACTACTATCAGAAACTATAATAGCAGAACCAAGAGCAAAGACAGTTATGATAACATGTGGCCATCAAGTAGAGCATAACACAAGCATCTTTGTTCCGAATTTTGTTGCAACTATGGAGAAGATTAGCGAGCAGATGCGCAGTACCGGCTTCGGCACAGCAGTTACAGGGACAGGACCTGATGATAACTATGGCCTAGCACAATGCTATGGATATCTTTCATTACTTGACTGTGTGTTGTGTTATGCTGAGGCGCGCACGGTTCTTCCTCAGTGCTTCCCTTATAACTCCGGTCGCATTTACCTTGATGGTTGCTTCATGAGGTCTGTGAACTATAGTTTTTTTAGTGAGTATACAGGAAAAGAAGATAGAACTGTGTGTGGGAACACAACTAAGAAGAGCTCGGGTTTTCAAGCAGCAGCGAAGGAGGCAGTGTTAAAGAGCGGTTCGAGATGCACCGAAAAATAAAGGCTATGCCAGAGGGAAAGTAGTTGTATCAGGAACATCGAATGAATCTGCTTATGTTCTGGCTGATTGTTGGAGAAGTTTGGATTCTAAGTCTTGCAAAGCATGTCTCGAGCATGCGTCATCTTCTATTTTGAGATGTCTGCCCTCGTCAGAAGGACGGGCGCTCAACACCGGATGCTTCATGAGGTACTCCAACACTGACTTTCTTAACAAGGAAGTTGAAAATGGGAGTTCAGGAGGTAAATAAATTGTAGTTCTCGGCACTTTTTAGTGGACAAAATTATGCTAGGATGTAGCTTCATGCATTGAGAAAAATTAACAAACCTAGTAGTGATAAATCTTGAGTATGAATCCAATTTGTTGACTTGTACAGGTAATGTAGTAGTGATAGTCGTTGCAGTAGTTAGTTCGGTGATCGTTGTGGTGGTTGCCGTAACTTTTGGAGCTTATATCTGGAAACAGAGATacattcaaaagaaaagaagaggTATAAGATTTAATAGCTTATCTCTATTTGTTAATAATAATAGCAAACCTAGAATATCACACCATTTATATCATCATAGTAAGAaattctgttttttcttttcaaagtgCTACAATTTATCTTGCAAACAAATTGTGGAATCGTTAGCAGTTATAACACAACTACATTGAGAAACTTTACTGATCCAAATGGTCGTCCTGGTTGCCAGGATCAAATGATGCAGAAAAGTTAGCAAAGAGTCTAGAGCAAAAAAGCTTGAACTTCAAGTACAATACATTGGAAAAAGCTACTGGATCTTTTAATGACAATAGAAAAATAGGGCATGGAGGATTCGGAACGGTTTATAAAGTATTTCTCTTATCTTAAGACCTATAAATAACCACACATTTTACATATCAAGCAGATTAACAGTTTGGTTGCTGCAGGGAGTTCTACCAGATGGAAGAGAGATTGCTATCAAGAGGTTATTTTTCAACAACAGACATAGAGCAGCAGATTTCTCTAACGAAGTCGACATAATTAGCGGTGTCGAACACAAGAATCTAGTTAGACTATTAGGATGCAGTTGTTCAGGACCCGAAAGCCTTCTTGTATATGAATTTATGCCTAACAGAAGTCTTGATCGCTTCATTTTTGGTAATTTATGAACTCATGCAGTAACTTAGACAACTAACTCATGCTTGTTTAAGCTAGTGCCTCACTTTGACTATTAAGTGATTATTAGTTTAACATAATATGAACTAAATATAAAGTGTCTTATGCATAATTACAGATAAAAACAAGGGCAGAGAACTAAACTGGGAAAAAAgatatgaaattattattggGACAGCTGAAGGATTAGTTTACCTGCATGAGAACTCCAAAATCAGAATAATTCATAGAGATATAAAAGCCAGCAACATCCTATTGGATTCAAAGCTTCGAGCTAAAATTGCAGATTTTGGTTTGGCCAGGTCCTTTCAAGAAGACAAGAGCCACATAAGCACAGCTATTGCAGGAACTTTGTAAGTATCTTATAACACATAATGTGTGTTTTGGTATAGAGAAATGTTTTTTGTACAACTAACTTGGACAAATGTTGTGACAACTTTTAAGTGATTAACAAAGCTTAAATAagttgttaattatgtttagtAGATAGTTAATAAATATATCAGGTGGCGAAACTCATTAACCAAGAATTTGGACGTGGTTTTGAACACCTAAAAAGTTTAGTTAATCACATCCAAATCTGTGGTTAATGAGTTTTACACCTTATATGCTCATTAACCATGTTCTGAATGTAATTAACCGCCTATTTTAACTGCGTTAACCACTTAGATAGTAGTCGCAAAAGTTGTCGAAATTTAGTTGTTCGAATAACACAGCTTTTTGGTAAATACTAAAAgttttgaacaatcaaaataagAGGCAAAGAACAACCTACTATTGCAAAAAAGAATAGTGTATTATATCTGAAATAGTATTGTACTCTTCTATTCCTGGATCTGCAGGGGTTATATGGCTCCAGAGTATCTAGCTCATGGTCAGTTAACAGAAAAGGCAGACGTATATAGTTTCGGAGTATTACTGCTAGAGATAGTTACTGGAAGACAGAACAACAGGAGCAAAGCATCAGAATATTCAGACAGTTTAGTTATAGTGGTCAGTTGCAGATTCCTCTGCTGTTTTGTTCTGATTGTTGTTCAACTAAGGAACTCTTTTTCTATCTTTTATCTGACACACATTCTTGCAACATCAGACATGGAAGCATTTTCAGTCGAGGACTGCTGAACAGTTGTTCGATCCAAATATAGAGTTGCACAACGACAGTAATAGTGATGTTAAGAATGAGAGTTTGAGAGTGGTTCACATAGGACTTCCATGCATCCAAGAGGTCGCTTCATTGCGACCAACTATGTCAAAGGCGTTACAGATGCTAACCAAGAATGAGGAGCATCTTGTTGCTCCCTCTAATCCACCTTTCTTAGATGAGAGTACCATGGAACTCCATGACACAAGTGGCGACCCATTTTACCTCCACAAAACAGCTGATTCAGTTGCTACTATGTCAAATAGCTCTTTCTATGGAAACGCAGAGAAAATAAATCACTGCACACATTAAGTCTGCCGTGCCACAAGTAAATTGGCTTGGCTCGGGATTATGACACTGAAGGTTGTTAACATTGCATTTTATCAGTTTCTGTTCCAAATGTACACTTCAATTATGGGAAGCAAACAATGTAAACTGTATAGTTCCATGATTAGCATTTACTACAGAAATTAGATTAATCCGATATGTAGCAGCTCATAACTAGTTTGAAATTTTGAACAATCATGACAGCATCATTATTTGAGAAATATAAAGTCATACGAAAACATGACTGGAACATTTCCTTGAAACTGCAAATAGAATTAACAGCAGAATGTCAGGCAATAAAAGAGCCATTGTTCGTTTGTTTATAATGCATTTGAATTAACAGCAGTTTATATTTATACAGCCTGAACAGGGGAGGTTGGAATTTATTGGTATACAAAGATGATGCCTAAATGTCATCTAATGTTTAGCTACCAAGCACCCCATGAGGCCTCCACCGATCTCATAATGTCGAGCAGTAGAAAATCCTACTTCTAAAGCAAGTTTCTCCAATTCCTTCCCTGCATCACAGGAATATTATTAAGTTAGGTGATCAACATGACAAAGTTCTAACATCGATAAACAGGATCACTTAGTATTTTCCTCCTaccactataaaaaaaatatgttaaaaacaGAATCAACATGTACCAATGAAAGCTTGATTGTATAAATGCCTTGAGTTCAATTGAAAACAAACCTGTTAAAAATTCTCTTATTGAACTTTTGAGATATTTGTAGTCATCTGAAAGGCCATATACAGAGGCTACAGGGACAACAATATTGTCAATCATCCACTCCTAGAATGAGAAATGGGGTTAGACCTTCCGCTCACACCAAAGAATCAAAAAGACGAAAGCAAgttaattgaaattattattgtaaTTTATTATTCAGATTCACATGTCAAAAATAGATTTTCATCTAAACTTTAGCAGTGCAAAACAAATATGTTGCAAGGGTATACCGTAAATGAAGAAGTTAGTAGCTCATTGCTTTTATTAAAGTCAAGGATGGATGCTGTAGAACCTGGAAAGTAAAAAGTAGCATGTGTCAAATTTTATATAAACACCAATCAATATGTTATTGAGTTGAGACACAGCAGCTACCGGGCTTCAGCACACGTAAAATTTCCTGCATGGCTTTACGCTTATCAACAACATTTCGAAGACCATAGCCCATAGTGATTGCATCAAACCAAGCATCAGAAAACGGCAAGTCAAGAGCATCACCTTCAACCCACCTAGGATTTACAAATGATTAAAATCTTCCTATTATACTATCACCAATGATACTAATGTACAACTTGATCACAAGAGTAATCTTCACTATAATTACTGTTTTAGCTTTATACTGGAGAACATGGAAAAGAAATGAATGATTAAATGTGTACAAAGcaactttctctcttaaaaATACTTTCAGGCTGTTATCTACTTTCAGGATACTGCAAAAGTTACCCATGCTCACTCAATATTATTGAAGCAATTCGTTGAAAACGATCGTGATGAGGCAACCATTAGTTGCTCCTTTGAGAAATCAAGACCAATCACCTACAGcccaaaatatttacaaaactGTGATTTCGTTGCAAAAATTAAAGTAATTCTTATGCAAACAAAATGTCCATAAACAATGTCCAGAAAGGATTTGTTGTCTTGTTCGATACCATGTTAATGCATCTTGAATAATCggttaattgttaattgtttaaatgcagaatcattaaaataattaacaataaaaTGCATTGCCAGCTTTATAAACACTACATAGGTCGTATCTCTAGGGAATGTGGGACTAAATTCAATCGTTCACACCAATACATCGTAATTAGGCAGCTAGGGGCAGACCGCAATGAAGGTGGAATTTCCAATAAACCCGAATTTATTCCACCCTTCACAacacattaattatatttgtacctCACCATGTCTCTCTGTAACTATTTTAATCTCTCCTCCAACGTAAAATTGCAAAAATGATTTAGCAACATATTTTTCAAcataatgcaaaaaaaaaaaaaaaaaaagaagagaagaagagttTGCCTTGCCATTGGAGGCAACTTTGTTAGACAAGAGAAAGGATAAATCACCACTTCCACAGCAGACATCCAACACACGATCACCCTTTTTTGCTCTGTTACCAAATTATTCAAAcacaaaacaatcaaattaattaatttcattagaATAGAAGGAAATGATTAAGTGAAGAAGCAAAATACGTACTCAGTCCAAGAAACAGCCATTCGCTTCCAAATCCGGTGCTGACCCAAGCTCAGCAAATCATTCAGCTGCAACAATGAAAAGGTGTGAAGGAGAAAGAAgactagagagagagagagagaaagataaagaaaaaagaagcgCGCACGTTATCATAGACAGGAGCAATGCGGTTGAAAAGCGCCTGTCGGTCGTTAGAGCAGCGAATGGAAGTCGGTCGGTATGAAGGATAAGGAGCAACCGCCGGGAACATCTCTGCAACACAACATTCACAACTCTCACGTGTCAAATTAAAGTACATGTTTTTCCACCTACAAGAAAACATTTTCTAGctccgttaaaaaaaataactgaaATGATATTTCAAcgatattttttgataatttttgtgacaactttctctctcatactcacattttgtttttactttctttctctattgctttggttctTGTGTCAATATtcatatttctttgtatatttaggTTATCTCACAAATTGTCAAcgaaaatggttgttcaaataacactcctcgaaaaataataataatactaattagtgtcattcatttataaaatttaagttcttttaacaaaaattgttttttcttatgtgTAAATTTTTGGTTACTTGTATTTGTGGTTTCATAAATAGTtgaaattttctttaaaaaaatgaatagttGAAATTTATGAGAAAGAGAGAGTGTacgaaaataaaattagaaagttATGTTGGAAGGTAGGTTATAGAAAACTTATGTGTTTCTCGAACTTTCTTTAATATGGTACAGTTGGCGATGAAGG
Above is a genomic segment from Medicago truncatula cultivar Jemalong A17 chromosome 5, MtrunA17r5.0-ANR, whole genome shotgun sequence containing:
- the LOC11408630 gene encoding LOW QUALITY PROTEIN: cysteine-rich receptor-like protein kinase 2 (The sequence of the model RefSeq protein was modified relative to this genomic sequence to represent the inferred CDS: deleted 1 base in 1 codon), which encodes MKKPVPLIFSQCLKLLLIKFVLLSETIIAEPRAKTVMITCGHQVEHNTSIFVPNFVATMEKISEQMRSTGFGTAVTGTGPDDNYGLAQCYGYLSLLDCVLCYAEARTVLPQCFPYNSGRIYLDGCFMRSVNYSFFSEYTGKEDRTVCGNTTKKSSGFQAAAKEAVLRAVRDAPKNKGYARGKVVVSGTSNESAYVLADCWRSLDSKSCKACLEHASSSILRCLPSSEGRALNTGCFMRYSNTDFLNKEVENGSSGGNVVVIVVAVVSSVIVVVVAVTFGAYIWKQRYIQKKRRGSNDAEKLAKSLEQKSLNFKYNTLEKATGSFNDNRKIGHGGFGTVYKGVLPDGREIAIKRLFFNNRHRAADFSNEVDIISGVEHKNLVRLLGCSCSGPESLLVYEFMPNRSLDRFIFDKNKGRELNWEKRYEIIIGTAEGLVYLHENSKIRIIHRDIKASNILLDSKLRAKIADFGLARSFQEDKSHISTAIAGTLGYMAPEYLAHGQLTEKADVYSFGVLLLEIVTGRQNNRSKASEYSDSLVIVTWKHFQSRTAEQLFDPNIELHNDSNSDVKNESLRVVHIGLPCIQEVASLRPTMSKALQMLTKNEEHLVAPSNPPFLDESTMELHDTSGDPFYLHKTADSVATMSNSSFYGNAEKINHCTH
- the LOC11409460 gene encoding 2-phytyl-1,4-beta-naphthoquinone methyltransferase, chloroplastic, with protein sequence MYFNLTRESCECCVAEMFPAVAPYPSYRPTSIRCSNDRQALFNRIAPVYDNLNDLLSLGQHRIWKRMAVSWTEAKKGDRVLDVCCGSGDLSFLLSNKVASNGKVIGLDFSKEQLMVASSRSFSTNCFNNIEWVEGDALDLPFSDAWFDAITMGYGLRNVVDKRKAMQEILRVLKPGSTASILDFNKSNELLTSSFTEWMIDNIVVPVASVYGLSDDYKYLKSSIREFLTGKELEKLALEVGFSTARHYEIGGGLMGCLVAKH